CCTTTTAAAAGAATCTGCGCTATTTTGATTTGCTCATCATTCATATCAACAGCGAGCGGTTTTTCCAGCTGAATCGGTGCAGTAACAAGGTGCTTAGGCTGTGAAACTTTGATTGTTGGTTCAACACCTTTTTTATGGATCCAATTGCCTTCAGGTGTCAGCCATTTATAAAGAGTCAGCTTGATGTTGCTTCCGTCGCCCATAGGAACTGCCTGCTGAACAGTGCCTTTTCCAAAAGAGGTCTCTCCAATAATCTCATACTGGCCGGCTTCCTTTAAAGCTCCTGCCAGAATTTCAGAAGCAGATGCACTTCCTTTATCAATCAGGACTGTAACAGGATAGTCTTTTTTCTCAGTCAAATTGGAGAAATAGCGTTTCTTATCGCCGTTGCGCTCTTCAATTTGAATATATGGCTGATCCTTGGTCACAAATTGTTTCAGAATTTCTTCTACACTTTGCAAATACCCGCCAGGATTTCCGCGAACATCGAGGACCAGTCCTTTAATGTTTTTTTGCTCAAGCTTTGTTAATTCCTCTGTGAAATCGTTAGCTGTATCTTCCGAGAAAGAGGTGATTTCAATATAGCCATATTTCGATTTCCCTTTTGTTTTAACAGAACTGAATACCGTTTCAATCGGAATTTCGTCCCGTGTCACTTCAAAGCTCAGTTTTTCTTTTGAACCGTTCCGCAGCACTTCAATTTTAACCTTTGTTCCTTTTTTTCCGCGGATTTTAAGAACGGTATCGTTGAGGTCGCCCCCGGCGACAGATTCACCATCAATGGTAATGACCTGATCATTCGGCTGCAGACCTGCTTTTTCTGCAGGTGAATTTTTAAATGGAGAGACGATAATGATTTTGCCGCCATCCATTCCCACTTCTGCACCGATGCCTTCAAAAGAAGAATCAAGACTATCGGAAAATTGTTTGGCTGTTTCTTTATCCATATAGACAGAATAAGGATCATCGAGAGTGGTCAGCATGCCTTGAATTGCTCCTTCAAGCAGCTCCTCCTCGTCAACTTCCTCAACATATTTGCTCGAGATTAACTCATAAGCCTGTTTCACTTTTTCGAGTCCTTCTACTTCTTGATCCCGATCTTGCTTTAATACATCAGTCACAGCAGGAACGGCAAGCTCTTCTGCTTTTGTATCCTGCTGATCATGTTCCATAAACTGCATGCCGGCGTACATGCCGCCCGCACCCAGTGCCATTGAGAGAGTCATCATAAGAGCTGTGACTTTTTGCTTCATCTTGTTCCTCCTTCTAAAGGTTAACTTCGTTATGTAGGACCTGAACTTTACAAATAAACTCGTATCTCTAGTATATGTGAAAAAAGGATAAATCATGTAGGACAAGATGATTTATCTAAAAAATACAGGAACGTAAAAAAACCCTAAAACATGAAGTTTTAGGGTTTTGGCTATTATTGTAAGAACTGCATTGGGTTAACTGGGTTTTTCCAAGCACCATCGTGAATTTCGAAATGAAGATGCTTGCCTGTTGAACGGCCAGTGTTACCCATGAAGCCAAGCTGCTGACCTTTGCTGACAGATTGTCCGCTGCTTACATGGCGCGCTTCTAAATGTGCATAAACAGTTGTGTAAACTTTACCGTCGATGTTATGTGAAATGAAAACGCAGTTTCCATAGCTGCTTGAGTAGTATGAACGTATAACAGTTCCTGCTGCTGCTGCCACAACTGGTACATTGCTTGCTGCGTTTGCAATATCAATACCAGCGTGCAATTTACCCCAGCGATGGCCATATCCTGATGTAAATGTACCTTGTGCAGGCCACATGAACTTGCCGCCAGTTACTGCCGGTGCAGGTGCTGGTTCCGGTTCAGGAGCAGGTGCTGATGATTCATTTGAAGAACTGTTTGATGAAGCTGCTGCTGGCTTACTAGCCGCTGCTTTTGCTGCTGCCGCTTGTGCATCAGCTTCCTGCTTAGCACGGGCAGCTGCTTCTGCAGCTTCGCGTTTGCGCTGTTCTTCTGCTTGTTTTTGACGTTCCATTTCTTTTTGAATAGCTGCTTCCTGCTCTTTTAAGAATGCTGATTCATCTTCTAATTCATAGATCGCTGCTTCTGTTTCCTGATGCTGTGCTTTAACTTGCTCAATTAATTTGCCTTTTTCTGCTGCTTGCTGTTTTAACTGCAGTTTTAATGCTTCTAACTCAGTTAAAGCTGTTTCAAGCTTCTGAAGCTGGCTACTTAGTTCTGCTTCACTTTGCTCTAGAAGTTTTTTGTCTTCCTCGTGGGCTTTGATAATTTCTTTATCTGCTTCGACAATCGTTGTTACAGCACTTACGCGTGTAACAAGGTCACCGAAATCCTGAGCACCTAGTAGCACATCTAAATAGCTTACTACACCGCCGCTCTCCTGTAGAGAACGTACACGGTCCTCTAGAAGTAGATTACGCTTTTTAATACGCTCTTTCACTTCTGCAATCTGAACCTTTAATTCTTCAATCTTTTGTTTCGTTTCATCGATTTCAGCTTGACGCTCACGGATTTTCTCATTTGTATCCGCTGTTTGCTTATCAAGTTTTTCAATCTCGTTATTTAAGCTTTTCTCTTTTTCTTCAAGCTTTGATAACTCGCCTTGCTTTTCTTGGATGTTTGAATCTACGCCTGAACGCTCATTTTGAATATCTGCTTTTTTCTTTTCAAGATCAGCGTTTGCATAAGCCTTTTCTTGGGTAATTGGAATAATAACAGAGCTTGTCCCTATTATAACAGCCAACCCAAGTGATAAGATTTTCTTTCTCACTCTCTAGTTCCTCCCTTTATCTATCATCCTCTGAACGAGGAAACCAGCAATCTATCAGATTGCCAGTTTATACTCTTAAGAACTTTCGGACAGACATTAAACTTCCCCACACTCCGATTAATCCGCCTATTAAGATCAGAATAGCTGATACTTGGAAGACGAATGGACTAAACGGAAGTAATTGAACAAATGAACCTGCAACTTTCGGTTCAACCCATGTATATAAATAGTTGTACGTAGCCATTACGAGCACAATCGGAATAATTGATCCCATAATTCCAAGCATTAAACCTTCAAGGAAAAACGGCCAGCGGATAAACCAATTTGTTGCACCTACTAGTTTCATAATCTCTATTTCATGCCTTCTGGCAAAAATCGTAATTTTAATTGTATTTGAGATAAGGAACATGGCTGTAAAGACTAATCCGATGATTAATCCGATGCCGATATTTCTTGAGATTTCAACAAAATTGAATAGTTTTTCTACTTCTTCTTTACCATACAGAACTTTATAAGCTCCAGTAAATCCCTCAATCCTCTTCGCAATTTGAGGGGTTTCACGCGGATCTTCCGTTTTGATCACAATAACATCATTCAAAGGATTGTTCTGTTCAAAAAGCTGATAAGATTTCCCTTGTTCTCCCATGCTGCTGATCAGGTTATCAAGTTCTTTTTCCTTTGGTGACAGTTTTGCTGTTTTAATTCCGCTGAGGTTATCAATCTTGGTCCTCAGCTGCTTTTGTTCCTCCGGAGTGCTTGTCACATCTACCAGCACCCGTATTTCAACGTCCTCTTCAACCTTAGAAGCAAAGTTGTTTAAGTTCATCATAATAACCAGGAACGTTCCGACAAGGATTAAAGTGACAGTTACGGCACTGACTGACGCAAATGTCATCCAGGCATTACGGCTTAAGCTTTTTAACGTTTCTTTGAAGTGACGCCCAAGGGTTCTAATCATAAATCCCATAC
The window above is part of the Metabacillus dongyingensis genome. Proteins encoded here:
- a CDS encoding S41 family peptidase, which translates into the protein MKQKVTALMMTLSMALGAGGMYAGMQFMEHDQQDTKAEELAVPAVTDVLKQDRDQEVEGLEKVKQAYELISSKYVEEVDEEELLEGAIQGMLTTLDDPYSVYMDKETAKQFSDSLDSSFEGIGAEVGMDGGKIIIVSPFKNSPAEKAGLQPNDQVITIDGESVAGGDLNDTVLKIRGKKGTKVKIEVLRNGSKEKLSFEVTRDEIPIETVFSSVKTKGKSKYGYIEITSFSEDTANDFTEELTKLEQKNIKGLVLDVRGNPGGYLQSVEEILKQFVTKDQPYIQIEERNGDKKRYFSNLTEKKDYPVTVLIDKGSASASEILAGALKEAGQYEIIGETSFGKGTVQQAVPMGDGSNIKLTLYKWLTPEGNWIHKKGVEPTIKVSQPKHLVTAPIQLEKPLAVDMNDEQIKIAQILLKGLGYDPGREDGYFGKKMAVAVKDFQKKNKLSATGNIDVQTAEAINQKVSEQRLNGKHDLQLEKAIETLSR
- the ftsX gene encoding permease-like cell division protein FtsX, which encodes MIRTLGRHFKETLKSLSRNAWMTFASVSAVTVTLILVGTFLVIMMNLNNFASKVEEDVEIRVLVDVTSTPEEQKQLRTKIDNLSGIKTAKLSPKEKELDNLISSMGEQGKSYQLFEQNNPLNDVIVIKTEDPRETPQIAKRIEGFTGAYKVLYGKEEVEKLFNFVEISRNIGIGLIIGLVFTAMFLISNTIKITIFARRHEIEIMKLVGATNWFIRWPFFLEGLMLGIMGSIIPIVLVMATYNYLYTWVEPKVAGSFVQLLPFSPFVFQVSAILILIGGLIGVWGSLMSVRKFLRV
- a CDS encoding murein hydrolase activator EnvC family protein, with product MRKKILSLGLAVIIGTSSVIIPITQEKAYANADLEKKKADIQNERSGVDSNIQEKQGELSKLEEKEKSLNNEIEKLDKQTADTNEKIRERQAEIDETKQKIEELKVQIAEVKERIKKRNLLLEDRVRSLQESGGVVSYLDVLLGAQDFGDLVTRVSAVTTIVEADKEIIKAHEEDKKLLEQSEAELSSQLQKLETALTELEALKLQLKQQAAEKGKLIEQVKAQHQETEAAIYELEDESAFLKEQEAAIQKEMERQKQAEEQRKREAAEAAARAKQEADAQAAAAKAAASKPAAASSNSSSNESSAPAPEPEPAPAPAVTGGKFMWPAQGTFTSGYGHRWGKLHAGIDIANAASNVPVVAAAAGTVIRSYYSSSYGNCVFISHNIDGKVYTTVYAHLEARHVSSGQSVSKGQQLGFMGNTGRSTGKHLHFEIHDGAWKNPVNPMQFLQ